One window of Phycisphaeraceae bacterium genomic DNA carries:
- a CDS encoding TolC family protein gives MLGIAGVAGALAGGCNSGMDSIDRRIDAMLQNRSAELRSNAVPANDYRKEAAQTSDQKIRDHSLATDPKTNNPTAGDLTYPPEQEARDVTARLTKYADEAYGTNTEGAGLRDARDLDLASSWRIAQRSSREYLTAEEDYLLAVISLLAEQHRWEPRLFNDTTFAGSNTWNDGTPQSALSVINTLRVQKKLPYGGQVEAAWVANAGQQLVGTVSSSYVQASSVRLAASVPLLRGAGMVAREPLIQAERDVIYRARTFERFRRQLLVSVAGDYFQLVQVQSQIANQMRSLESLRTFQQATQARVDAGRIRAFEVNIAANDVLNAEAALANLREQYILQLDRFKVRLGLEVSERVIIRPLALEIPMPDSTLDTATRAALEYRLDLQNTRDRVDDARRAVANAQNETLPSLNVGATALIITDPNKDIGGINFSPEDSTITGSATLSLPLDNEIERLNVRSATIALQQRERGLDQARDNVVVSVRSALRNIDLAAFQLKLAEQQVQINKRRLEEQLLKIDEVDAKQVVDSQNALLLAENRRDQAKTDLRNSILNYLLESDQLRVAPDGTFQPLPGMNLTSATQTAPGAGDPPVMGDSQEAANAAKQAP, from the coding sequence CAAACGACTATCGGAAAGAAGCGGCCCAGACGAGCGACCAGAAGATCCGCGACCATTCGCTGGCGACCGATCCAAAGACCAACAACCCCACTGCGGGCGATCTGACGTACCCGCCTGAGCAGGAAGCCCGCGACGTCACGGCGCGTCTGACCAAGTACGCGGACGAGGCGTACGGGACAAACACGGAAGGCGCCGGGCTGCGCGACGCACGGGACCTCGACCTTGCCTCGTCGTGGCGCATCGCGCAGAGGAGCTCGCGCGAGTACCTCACCGCCGAAGAGGATTACCTGCTCGCCGTCATCTCTCTGCTCGCCGAGCAGCATCGCTGGGAACCACGCCTCTTCAACGACACGACCTTCGCGGGCAGCAACACGTGGAACGACGGCACGCCCCAGAGCGCGCTGAGCGTGATCAACACGCTGCGAGTGCAGAAGAAACTGCCGTACGGCGGCCAGGTCGAAGCCGCGTGGGTCGCCAACGCCGGTCAGCAGCTGGTTGGAACTGTCTCGAGCTCGTACGTTCAGGCGTCGTCGGTGCGGCTCGCCGCGAGCGTTCCTCTGCTCAGAGGCGCCGGCATGGTGGCCCGGGAACCGCTGATCCAGGCCGAGCGCGATGTCATCTACCGCGCCAGAACATTCGAGCGATTCCGGCGTCAGTTGCTGGTAAGCGTGGCCGGCGATTACTTCCAGCTTGTCCAGGTTCAATCGCAAATCGCCAACCAGATGCGCTCACTCGAGAGTCTGCGGACGTTCCAGCAGGCGACGCAGGCGCGCGTGGACGCCGGGCGCATCCGCGCGTTCGAGGTCAACATTGCCGCGAACGACGTGCTCAACGCCGAAGCGGCGCTCGCGAACCTGCGAGAGCAGTACATCCTTCAGCTCGATCGATTCAAAGTCCGACTCGGGCTCGAGGTTTCCGAGCGCGTGATCATCCGGCCGCTGGCGCTCGAAATCCCGATGCCGGACTCTACCCTCGACACCGCGACCCGCGCTGCGCTCGAATACCGCTTGGACCTTCAGAATACGCGCGACCGCGTCGACGATGCGCGGCGTGCCGTCGCCAATGCGCAGAATGAAACCCTTCCGTCGCTGAATGTCGGCGCCACCGCGCTCATCATCACCGATCCCAACAAGGACATCGGCGGAATCAACTTCAGCCCGGAGGACTCGACGATCACCGGAAGTGCGACGCTCTCGCTGCCACTGGATAACGAGATCGAGCGATTGAACGTGCGATCCGCCACCATCGCCCTCCAGCAGCGAGAGCGCGGCCTGGACCAGGCTCGTGACAACGTCGTGGTGAGCGTACGAAGCGCGCTGCGCAACATCGATCTCGCCGCGTTCCAGCTCAAGCTCGCGGAACAACAGGTGCAGATCAACAAGCGCCGGCTCGAGGAGCAGCTTCTCAAGATCGACGAAGTCGATGCGAAGCAAGTCGTTGATTCCCAGAACGCGCTGCTCCTCGCGGAGAACCGGCGCGACCAGGCCAAGACCGATCTGCGCAACTCGATCCTGAACTACCTCCTCGAATCCGATCAACTGCGCGTCGCGCCCGACGGAACGTTTCAGCCCTTGCCGGGGATGAACCTCACGTCGGCGACGCAGACCGCCCCCGGAGCGGGCGATCCGCCCGTCATGGGAGACTCGCAGGAAGCAGCAAACGCCGCCAAACAGGCCCCCTGA
- a CDS encoding methyltransferase domain-containing protein, whose amino-acid sequence MAKLDSEGEYVHGTHRSEQDRLALMNRILNARTLAEVRVQPGDRILDVGSGLGQMSIAMAEAGGAGSRVLGIERSDEQIAKAIESRNAAGLSPARVEFRQGDALKLALGDGERGQFDLALTRFLLEHVPDPLAVVRQMVSAVRPGGRIVLADDDHEILRLHPEPPSLRAVWSGYMQLYTKLRNDPIVGRRLVQLLHQAGASPRRNSWVWFGACSGDPIFDATVTNLIGVLRGAEPRMVAEGLIGPDVVRGCCDVELREFAAQPDSAVWFAMSLAEGTRPE is encoded by the coding sequence ATGGCGAAGCTCGATTCCGAAGGCGAGTATGTTCACGGCACGCACCGATCCGAGCAGGATCGGCTCGCGCTGATGAACCGGATTCTCAACGCGCGAACGCTCGCGGAAGTTCGAGTACAACCGGGCGATCGGATTCTCGATGTCGGTTCGGGCCTGGGGCAGATGTCGATCGCGATGGCGGAGGCAGGCGGGGCCGGCTCGCGCGTGCTCGGAATCGAGCGGAGCGACGAGCAGATTGCAAAGGCGATTGAGAGCAGGAACGCCGCGGGACTGTCGCCGGCGCGAGTCGAGTTTCGTCAGGGCGATGCGCTGAAGCTCGCGCTCGGCGATGGCGAAAGAGGGCAATTCGATCTCGCGCTTACCCGATTCCTGCTCGAACACGTTCCGGATCCGCTCGCGGTGGTGCGGCAGATGGTGAGCGCGGTGCGCCCGGGCGGACGGATTGTTCTCGCCGATGACGATCACGAGATCCTTCGATTGCATCCCGAGCCGCCGAGCCTGCGCGCGGTTTGGAGCGGTTACATGCAGCTCTACACGAAACTGAGGAACGATCCGATCGTCGGACGGCGGCTCGTACAACTGCTTCATCAGGCGGGCGCATCCCCCCGCAGAAATTCGTGGGTCTGGTTCGGCGCGTGCAGCGGCGATCCGATCTTTGATGCGACCGTGACAAATCTGATCGGAGTACTGCGCGGCGCGGAACCTCGCATGGTCGCGGAGGGGCTCATCGGCCCGGATGTTGTGCGTGGCTGCTGCGACGTGGAATTACGAGAATTCGCCGCGCAGCCGGATTCCGCGGTGTGGTTCGCGATGTCGCTGGCTGAAGGCACGCGTCCGGAGTGA